One Helianthus annuus cultivar XRQ/B chromosome 12, HanXRQr2.0-SUNRISE, whole genome shotgun sequence genomic region harbors:
- the LOC110895197 gene encoding heat shock 70 kDa protein 3: protein MSTKVKSTPIGIDLGTTYSCVAVWFDQHNRVEILPNEQGNTITPSCVACNDGQVLVGEGAKNQITRNPINTVFGVKRLMGSRFSDIKLQKELVSWPFKVIEGSTDKTIIVLEHMGANKEFSPEEISSMILKNLKEAAEAYLGTTVRDAVITVPAYFSDKQRQATHIAGTLAGLNILRLINEPTAAAIAYGLDTFANPNHPKQKNVFVFDLGGGTFDVSLLTISREGTISVKAVGGDTHLGGEDFDKAMVDHCVQEFKKKHKKDMNINARAIGRLKVACEKAKRDLSSTTQTSIEIDCFYDGIDFSMKVTRAKFEELNASFFKKCILHVENCLRDGNVHKHNVDDIVLVGGSTRIPKVQQMLGEFFDWKPLCKTINADEAVAYGAAVLAANLSGKGNKAVKDMTLLDVTPLSLGTSIKVDIMSVIIPRNTPVPTIKEHEYVTANDNQKSFLIDVYQGECGKVKDNIFLDKFTLHGVPPGPARKEMVKVRFSIDANGILDVSAELVSTGNTRSMVITRSGNVSKDDIEKMLKKVKL, encoded by the exons ATGTCAACGAAAGTTAAATCAACTCCAATCGGCATTGATCTTGGAACAACTTACTCGTGTGTTGCTGTCTGGTTTGATCAACATAACCGTGTTGAGATCCTTCCTAATGAGCAGGGTAATACCATTACCCCATCATGTGTGGCATGTAATGACGGCCAAGTTTTAGTAGGTGAGGGTGCTAAAAATCAGATTACTAGGAATCCCATTAACACTGTTTTCG GTGTCAAACGTTTAATGGGGAGTAGATTCAGTGATATCAAATTGCAGAAAGAGTTAGTATCATGGCCATTTAAGGTAATCGAAGGATCTACAGATAAAACAATTATTGTACTTGAACATATGGGTGCAAACAAGGAATTTTCACCCGAAGAAATATCTTCTATGATTTTAAAGAACTTAAAAGAGGCGGCTGAGGCATACCTTGGAACAACAGTTAGAGATGCAGTTATTACGGTCCCTGCATATTTCAGTGACAAGCAACGACAGGCAACACACATTGCTGGTACACTAGCAGGCCTCAATATCCTGCGCCTAATCAACGAGCCCACAGCAGCTGCAATTGCCTATGGTCTAGACACGTTTGCTAACCCAAATCACCCAAAACAGAAAAACGTGTTCGTCTTTGATTTGGGTGGGGGAACATTTGATGTGTCACTTCTCACAATCAGCAGGGAAGGAACCATAAGTGTTAAAGCAGTTGGGGGTGACACTCATTTGGGAGGAGAAGATTTTGATAAGGCAATGGTTGATCATTGTGTACAAGAATTTAAGAAAAAACATAAGAAAGATATGAATATAAATGCTAGAGCAATAGGGAGGTTAAAAGTTGCATGTGAGAAAGCAAAGAGAGATTTATCCTCAACAACTCAAACTTCtattgaaattgattgcttctaTGACGGAATTGATTTTTCAATGAAGGTCACTCGAGCGAAGTTTGAGGAGTTAAATGCTAGTTTTTTCAAGAAGTGTATTCTGCATGTGGAAAATTGTTTAAGAGATGGGAATGTGCACAAACATAATGTGGATGATATAGTCCTTGTTGGTGGATCGACTAGGATTCCCAAGGTGCAACAAATGTTAGGGGAATTTTTTGACTGGAAACCACTTTGCAAGACCATTAATGCAGATGAAGCTGTCGCTTATGGTGCAGCAGTGTTGGCTGCAAACTTAAGTGGTAAGGGCAATAAAGCTGTGAAGGATATGACACTTTTAGATGTGACTCCTTTGTCCCTTGGTACCAGCATCAAAGTAGATATTATGAGTGTCATAATCCCACGGAACACACCAGTACCCACCATAAAGGAGCACGAATATGTGACAGCTAATGACAACCAAAAAAGCTTCCTAATTGATGTATATCAAGGTGAGTGTGGCAAAGTGAAAGACAACATCTTCCTTGATAAATTCACTCTTCATGGCGTCCCACCAGGCCCTGCAAGAAAAGAAATGGTGAAGGTCCGCTTTAGCATTGATGCCAATGGTATTCTTGATGTCTCAGCTGAGTTGGTATCTACTGGGAATACAAGAAGTATGGTAATCACTAGGAGTGGAAATGTGTCCAAGGATGACATCGAGAAGATGCTGAAGAAGGTTAAACTATGA